A window of Candidatus Binataceae bacterium genomic DNA:
TTGGATCGCCTGATCGCGATCGCCGTTATGCGCCAACAGTTCACCTAACCGCAGCGCGGCAAAGCTAGAATGGGGGTCGAGTTTGTAAGCCTTCTCGTAATAGGGTAGCGCGTCCGAATAGCGCGGCGGCTGAAAAGACATGTAGGCTTCACCGATATTGAGATAGGCGCTTATCTGATCGGGATGGTACTTGATCAACTTCTTGTAGACCTGTACCACGTGGTCGAAGTCCTCGCGCGAGTCATAGTAAAGCCCCAGGTAGATGTAAGCTTGATCGTCGGTCGGATCGATATCGGTGGCC
This region includes:
- a CDS encoding tetratricopeptide repeat protein gives rise to the protein MTGKSILVQILALTFLAVTCAASARADDASRAKAQSLVNAAIQLTDSNQAVKMLWQATDIDPTDDQAYIYLGLYYDSREDFDHVVQVYKKLIKYHPDQISAYLNIGEAYMSFQPPRYSDALPYYEKAYKLDPHSSFAALRLGELLAHNGDRDQAIQYLKQAADAGATNPSVATEATKELREMAGSD